A portion of the Burkholderia pseudomultivorans genome contains these proteins:
- a CDS encoding lysylphosphatidylglycerol synthase domain-containing protein: MMKWIKWLGWPIGIGILVALGLRDGVGDVVQMLARAGYALLWLVPFHALPLLLDAYAWHRLLDRRASLPFLWWIATVREAVNRLLPVVGIGGELVGIRLARWQVSDASRVTASVIVEVLVTIVVQYAFAALGLVLLLATTHDMGGGTIGVALLLTLPLPVLGVVLMRRGGIFHAIERFAGRLLGDSHRLLQGVDGKRLDADIDALMSRTPLLFGAFFWQLAGYVLGALEIYWALALLGHPVSIGGAIAIEAMTQAVRHAAFMVPGGLGVQEATVVLLAQMFGVDRDTALSLALVKRGREVLFSSLSLVSWQVAELLRTRRRIAAPPVAPHAAAQRVAETETTH, from the coding sequence ATGATGAAGTGGATCAAATGGCTCGGCTGGCCGATCGGCATCGGCATCCTGGTTGCGCTCGGGCTGCGCGACGGCGTCGGCGACGTGGTGCAGATGCTCGCGCGCGCCGGCTATGCGCTGCTGTGGCTCGTGCCGTTCCATGCGCTGCCGCTGCTGCTCGATGCGTATGCGTGGCATCGCCTGCTCGACCGGCGCGCGTCGCTGCCGTTCCTGTGGTGGATCGCGACCGTGCGCGAGGCCGTGAACCGGCTGCTGCCGGTGGTCGGGATCGGCGGCGAGCTGGTCGGGATCCGGCTCGCGCGCTGGCAGGTGTCGGACGCGAGCCGCGTGACGGCGTCGGTGATCGTCGAGGTGCTGGTGACGATCGTCGTCCAGTATGCGTTTGCCGCGCTCGGCCTCGTGCTGCTGCTCGCGACGACGCACGACATGGGCGGCGGCACGATCGGCGTCGCGCTGCTGCTGACGCTGCCGCTGCCCGTGCTCGGCGTCGTGCTGATGCGGCGCGGCGGGATCTTCCACGCGATCGAGCGCTTCGCGGGCCGCCTGCTCGGCGATTCGCACCGACTGCTGCAGGGCGTCGACGGCAAGCGGCTCGACGCCGACATCGACGCGCTGATGTCGCGCACGCCGCTGCTGTTCGGCGCGTTCTTCTGGCAGCTGGCCGGCTACGTGCTCGGCGCGCTCGAAATCTACTGGGCGCTCGCGCTGCTCGGCCATCCGGTGTCGATCGGCGGCGCGATCGCGATCGAGGCGATGACGCAGGCCGTGCGGCATGCGGCGTTCATGGTGCCGGGCGGGCTCGGCGTACAGGAGGCGACCGTCGTGCTGCTCGCGCAGATGTTCGGCGTCGACCGCGACACCGCGCTGTCGCTGGCGCTCGTCAAGCGCGGCCGCGAAGTGCTGTTCAGCAGCCTGTCGCTGGTGTCGTGGC